The genomic region TGCAGGAGCAAAAGCTCGACCCCGCCGCCTACTGGTGGTATACCGACCTGCGCCGCTATGGCACCGTGCCGCACTCGGGCTTCGGCCTCGGCCTGGAACGGATCGTGCAGTTCATCACCGGCATGGGCAATATCCGCGACGTGATCCCCTTCCCGCGCACGCCGGGGAGCGCCGAGTTTTAGATTTGGTAGGGTGCCCTTTGGGCACCGACAGCAGCAGGGTGCGCTGTGCGCACCGAGAGCACCAGAGTATTGCTAGCCTGGAACATGTATGCTGGTGCTCGCAGAGCACCCTACAAAAACCCTCTCCCTCGCAGGGAGAGGGCAGGGTGAGGGTAAAGGTAACCATCGCGCGTGAAATTATTCGTGGAGAAGCATCCCATGTTCCGAAGCTTCGGACTCATCTTGCTAGCTGCGGCGCTCGCGTTCTCTGCGCGTACGGCTCTCGCCGAGCCTGCGCACACCAAGGATGCCCTCGACAAGGTCAAGCACGCCGTCGACGACAAGCAGGCGGTGTTGCTCGACGTGCGCGAGCAAAAGGAATGGGACGCCGGTCACGTCCGCGGCGCGGTGCTGGTGCCGGTGGGGGACCTGGCCAAGAAATCGAAAGATCCGGCCTTTCTCACCGAGTTGGAAAAGAAAGTGCCGAAGGACAAGACCATTTATTGTCATTGCGCGCGCGGCGGCCGGGCCCTGGTCGCGGCCGAGGCGCTCGAGAAGCTGGGTTACAAGGACGTCCGCCCGCTCAAGCCCGGCTACAAGGACTTGATCGAAGCCGGTTTTCCGAAAGCAGAAACCAAGTAGCGAGCGATCCAGCAATGGCGAAGCAAACTGCGGCCAAGGCGACTGCGAAGAAGAAAGTCGTCAAGAAAAAGCCTGCTTCCGAATCGAGCAAGCCCCGCAAGAGCACATTAGGCAATGTGAGCGAGCCGATGTGCGACCTCACGCTCAATCCCGCAAAGCGCGCGCAGGCGGACAAAATGACGGCGTCGGTCAAAGATACGTTGCCGGCCGGCCTGTCGCAGCCGGCGCTGCGCGCCTTGGCCCGGGCCGGTTACACATCGGTCGCCCAACTGGCGCGGGTTGACGATGCCGAGCTCTTGAAGATGCACGGCTTTGGCCCGAAAGGTATCAAGACAATCCGCGCGGCCCTGGGGAGTAATGCGTGAGCATACGTCAATGAGCCGTGCTTCCGACGATATTTCTGTTGGCCAACGCATTAGGATTATTGACGGAATCTTTGTGGGCTTTGAAGCGATCGTCGAGTCCGTCGATCAAGCCACAGGCGAGATCGGGGCGGGAATTCACATCTTCGGAAAGGTGACACCGGTACAGCTCAAACGAGACGAAATTGAACCGAAAGCGTGAGATCGATTCCACTTCAAGACTTGGCTACTTCGCGGATACGACTTCGGGGGAAGCATCTGGTCAGCTCGGCGGTTAAAATACCGGCATGCGATACGGGATGGTCACTCGCCGCGATATTCTGCAGGTCGTCTTGGGCGGCGTCGTTCTCTTCTTGATGGCTGCGGCACTAGTCGCGGCCTGGTTGATGCAGCACCCACCGAAGCCACAGATCGTAGTTTATTCGACGGCGAGCGCTGCGGACGTCGATGCTCTGTTTGACCACCTGAGAAAGCCCGATCGAAAGGTTGGGCAGATTCCGAGTATTTGGATTGCCGCGCTATCGCGGCTCGAGGCGCTAGGGCCGGCAGCCGCGCCGTTCGGCGCGATCGAAAAGCTGGAG from Pirellulales bacterium harbors:
- a CDS encoding rhodanese-like domain-containing protein, encoding MFRSFGLILLAAALAFSARTALAEPAHTKDALDKVKHAVDDKQAVLLDVREQKEWDAGHVRGAVLVPVGDLAKKSKDPAFLTELEKKVPKDKTIYCHCARGGRALVAAEALEKLGYKDVRPLKPGYKDLIEAGFPKAETK
- a CDS encoding helix-hairpin-helix domain-containing protein produces the protein MAKQTAAKATAKKKVVKKKPASESSKPRKSTLGNVSEPMCDLTLNPAKRAQADKMTASVKDTLPAGLSQPALRALARAGYTSVAQLARVDDAELLKMHGFGPKGIKTIRAALGSNA
- a CDS encoding KOW motif-containing protein, translating into MSRASDDISVGQRIRIIDGIFVGFEAIVESVDQATGEIGAGIHIFGKVTPVQLKRDEIEPKA